CAGGGCAACATCGCGGAACTGTCCAGCCAACTAGGTTCATCAATCAAAGAAGGTGGATGGTGGACTCTCGGAGCCTGGTATCAGACGTTTGCCGCCGCTAACACGAAATTAACGGACGCTGTGGCCGGCAAGGCCACGACGTTCGGAACATCGATCAGCGGCGATCCTGGGATGACGAACATTTACCAAAGCGCCTTAAACGCCTATCAGGCACAACAAGGGCGCGCTACCGACACCCACGCCTCGCCCCTTGGCACAAAGCAGCAAGACGATGGAGGTAACATCATCTCCAAGCTATTCGCCTCCCCTGGACAGGAACTGACAAAAGCCATTATTGGTATCAACGATGGCGGAGAGTCTCGCGGGCAAATAAATCCGTTAATCAAAATGAAGAATCTTGGTGATCGCCTGACCGGAGTCGCAGAGGTTGGCTTCGCCAGCTACTTGACCGCAAAAGGTTTAGAGCGCGCAAGCGAGAGTCTAAGTATGGCAGGCCTAGCATCCCGTATAGCAGATACTACAGGTGCGGTAAGCTTTCTAAAGGGTGCTCTAGATGGCGCTGGACCGATTATTCTGATGATCATCATTGCGGCTCTACTGCTGGGAATCGGTCTCTCTACATACCTGCCGATGGTGCCATTTGTTGTTTGGTTTGGGGCCGCCGTTAACTGGCTGGTTGTGGTCGGCGAAGCTGTTATCGCGGCGCCCTTATGGGCAATAACCCATTTGGGCGGTGACGGCGACGGATTCGGCCATAAAACCGCACACGGCTACATCTTTCTGCTCGATGTCATGGTCCGGCCGATTTTGATGGTAATTGGATTCTTCCTGGGTGGTGCCGGCGTTATTGCTGGTGGTACGCTGCTAAACCTACTCTTCGGCGTCGCGTTGGCCAACGCACAGTTCGACTCACTTACCGGCATAGGGTCGATCATTGCGTATTGCGCGATTTACTTCTCGATGTGTCTGAATTTGATTCATAGTTGCTTTAACCTAATTTTTATTGTGCCAGATCGAGTTATCATTTGGGTTGGCGGCCATTCTCCATCAGCTGTCGGTAGTGATCATAGCGATAGAACAAAGCAGAACCTAAATACACTGTTGGCCAAGATGGATATCCGGCCATCAGGTGGAGGCGGAAAAACGCCGCTGGGTTCAACCAAGCCCCCTTCCAACGGAATAAAAGGATAAGGTGGAAACATGCGATTCATGAGATTGATTGCAGAACTAATGTACGTCGCGGTGTCTTTCTTCATCGCGCTTCCAGCATTCCTTTATTCGGTATGGGGCGCGAAGTTCATGCACTCCACCGTCGCTGTCGCGCTTCTTCTGGCATCGATAGCATGGCTGATTGGAGGCCTTGCTCTCTTGTCGAAATGGCGCCGATCGCGTGGGCAGGATATACGCGACCTGGTTACTTCCGTCGCGCCAAATTTCCACCCGCAAGTCGAGCTGGCCGACTACTTCAATACAAAGTATGTCGGCATCGATGCAGCAACCGGAAAAGCTGTCGTAATCAACAAAGAAAAGAACATCGCCAGGTGCGAGCCCATAGCCTACATACAGAGTGCAGAAGTTAGCGATGCCAAGGACAACATTCACTCTTCATTCACCTTCCACTTCCGCGACTTCGCTAACCCGTCGATGGAGATACGAGTCAGCAAGCGTCGAGCAAACGATACCGGCGCACGAATTCGCTACGCGCTGGAACACGCCTAGATATAAGCTAAGCGTCATTAGATAAACAAACCGGGCCAAATGGCCCGGTTTGTTTATCTAGTTCGAAATAGATCTCGCATAAGGTTCGAATCTCACGTTCGACGGGCCGACGCTGCTACTACACTGCCATGACGACGCAGATAAGAAATTGTCCGATAGTTGGCTGTGAAAAGCCGCTCGGAAAAGCCGCCACGCTGCCGCAGCTCGTCGACATGCTCCGCCGAAAATCCAATGCAGGCCAACGCAGCATCATCGCCACGCGCAAGCGCTCGGTTAGCGGCCCGCATCATTGCGTTAGCCCATTGAACTTGCCCGATATCGAACCGGATCGGCGTAATTTTGGTAGAGTGTTTAGTTGCCATTCATTACCTCTCATATAGGTGGTGCTTCGGAAGTCTCGTCGGCGTGCTAGAACACGTCGGCGGGGCGCTTTCTTGGTTAAATACAGCGTTCAGCATCGTCCGTTACGGCTTGGCCTTCCTCGCCTCGGCCTGCAACCGAATGCGCTCGACCAGCGCAGCGCGTTGCTTGGCCCAGTCCGCTTTCATTTCTTCATGCGATATCCATTGAGTATTCGGGTCGTCGGCTTCTTTCAGACCTTGCCGAACTTGCTCCCGAAACCAGACGTCGTAGCTCGTTGGTTCCATATTCAGTACCCCGCTTCTTTCTGGTGCCGGAAAGCCAGCACATACACGGCATCGGCAGCCGGTTCGTAACGGTACAGGGCGACATAGCCAGAATCCCCAAACACGATCATCAGTTCGCGCAGCTCGGGAAATTCGGGGAATGGCCGGCCTATGTCCGGTGACGTTTCCAGTAGCAGGAATTGCCGTTCGATAGCCTGACCAGCCCTTCTGGCCGCCTGCGGATTTTTCTCCATAAGAAACCGGCGGCAACGCTCCAAGCCCTGCCCGGCGCCTTCAGTAACGATTACTCGTGGCAATTGGGCAACTCCGTTTCCGCGTCAGTACCCCAAGTGCTCAACCAGGTGCGCACTTCTTGGCCGGTCAGATGACGGCCGGTTTCCTGATATGCGGTCCAGGATGCCAACGCCTCCTGTTTGAAGCTCTCACGAGCCTCTTCACGCTCGACGTACTGTTCAATCGCCTCACGCATAATCCAGTGCGGCGAACGCCGCCGCAAACCTGCCAAATGCTGGACGCGGCCTTTCAGGTCGTCATCGATCTTGAGTGTTGTTGCCATTTCGCAACCTCCTTTATTACAAAGTAGTACCTGTTGATACTATAGTCCCGACAGCCTTTGCTGTCCACACCCTATCTCAGCCGCGGCCGTTTTATCGGTGACGGACTAACTCGGTCGACCTGGGCCGCGCTCGGCACAAATACCTGCATGCGCTGCGCGCCCAGTTTTTCGCACTCATTTCGCAGCTCCCCCTGCAACTCGGGATTGGTGATTGTGAAGCCATGCCGGGCTGCCAGGCGCACACAGCGAGCCTTGTAGGCTTCGCTACCGGTCACTTGGAACGCTCCCCATTTCTCGGCGCTGAGCTGGAGAGCGGCCAGAATGGT
The sequence above is a segment of the Collimonas sp. PA-H2 genome. Coding sequences within it:
- a CDS encoding DotA/TraY family protein — protein: MKHSKALSVLSGGGLWLMTMPAFANGTTLGEISNAAHRSGDKSREALVSIYGNVVNNPLASGSSGGGDTILSSLFQVTNGALLVIGAMFACYIMFQKLTQTASDGTAFDRQKSTLWGPIRLVWGLAALVPTANGWSLSQLLMLWAAAVMGVGVANMGVDASITAFNDGKGMVIQPTMASTNELAHKIFEIELCRHGINSSLAQGESLGALLPENSYVQTQSTDTGFILANPSFVCGGANINTDFEPQAASTDWFSSSIDVSDIRKAHLQALSKMEKSLSESAQQFVNAVVTKSSDGATLPDAEVAIQSASQLYENTVNTLAATKQGNIAELSSQLGSSIKEGGWWTLGAWYQTFAAANTKLTDAVAGKATTFGTSISGDPGMTNIYQSALNAYQAQQGRATDTHASPLGTKQQDDGGNIISKLFASPGQELTKAIIGINDGGESRGQINPLIKMKNLGDRLTGVAEVGFASYLTAKGLERASESLSMAGLASRIADTTGAVSFLKGALDGAGPIILMIIIAALLLGIGLSTYLPMVPFVVWFGAAVNWLVVVGEAVIAAPLWAITHLGGDGDGFGHKTAHGYIFLLDVMVRPILMVIGFFLGGAGVIAGGTLLNLLFGVALANAQFDSLTGIGSIIAYCAIYFSMCLNLIHSCFNLIFIVPDRVIIWVGGHSPSAVGSDHSDRTKQNLNTLLAKMDIRPSGGGGKTPLGSTKPPSNGIKG
- a CDS encoding type II toxin-antitoxin system RelE/ParE family toxin, whose protein sequence is MERCRRFLMEKNPQAARRAGQAIERQFLLLETSPDIGRPFPEFPELRELMIVFGDSGYVALYRYEPAADAVYVLAFRHQKEAGY
- a CDS encoding CopG family ribbon-helix-helix protein, with translation MATTLKIDDDLKGRVQHLAGLRRRSPHWIMREAIEQYVEREEARESFKQEALASWTAYQETGRHLTGQEVRTWLSTWGTDAETELPNCHE